In the Arachis ipaensis cultivar K30076 chromosome B10, Araip1.1, whole genome shotgun sequence genome, one interval contains:
- the LOC107620294 gene encoding protein LOW PSII ACCUMULATION 3, chloroplastic-like, with translation MTSFFRSIRNTLNFDFEDKNEAILNADLGLLGFPPKDLHYRFLSQFTPVFYIRIREYSKTVAIAPYIVNYSGAVFHQYPGPWQVMLKQADGSYACIAESATRFTLGEVNT, from the exons ATGACTTCATTTTTCCGATCCATTAGGAACACCCttaattttgattttgaagaTAAAAATGAAG CAATTCTTAATGCCGATTTAGGCCTTTTGGGCTTCCCTCCCAAAGATTTGCATTACCGCTTCCTTTCACAATTTACTCCGGTATTCTACATTAGAATCAGAGAGTATTCAAAG ACAGTTGCAATAGCACCTTATATTGTCAATTACAGTGGAGCAGTGTTCCACCAGTATCCAG GTCCTTGGCAGGTGATGCTTAAGCAAGCAGATGGTTCTTACGCTTGCATAGCAGAAAGCGCAACCCGCTTCACCCTTGGTGAAGTAAATACATAA